Below is a window of Humulus lupulus chromosome 9, drHumLupu1.1, whole genome shotgun sequence DNA.
TTATAAGATTCAATGGAAACGATGAAATATTTGTGACCCTTTTTAGTACATACTAGTGTTTGGTTATTTTGGCTTTTACTCTTTTAATTCTAATGTTTTGTGGGGGGGCTTTGCAGGAGGTTTTTGTAGGGTGAAGAATTCGATTTGTTTgccttttctttctctctttgaATCTTAAAAAGCTGGTTGGAGGCTCGAGGATGTTCATTGCGATAACCATTAAAAGATATCGAGCAGTTAAAGAAGTCGGAAAAATTAAAATGAGTGTGGGGGTCATTGCTTATTACCAACTGATGCAAGTTTGCCAGGTACAAATGTTACTCATTTTAGCATTTTTCTATATTTACTTTTGTTTGTGCTTGTCAACTTTCAGTTGTGTGTTATAATATCCTGCCAAGCTTAACATTTCTTATCTGGGAAAGGATTATTGAGTGATTATTGTATGTTAAAGACAATACTGTTTATAGTATGTTTATCTTGCTTGGTTCATGATCCTTGTCTTACTTATTATTTTGTATGGAGTTACTGGAGGAGCTATTTTTGACTCATTGACTCAGATTGTAGTTTTGTTACTCGGTTAAGTGGTTTATGAGTTGGGGAACTAGCCATTTATTTTGCATTTACCATATCATTGCAAACTCTACTGTTTGGAAATTTGGAATCTTTTGTGCAAGCAGACTATACTGTGCACTCGTGTAATTGTTGGTGTTCGTCTTCCTACCTAGCATGCTGTATTTTTTCTCTGTCATTTGATCACAGCAATGCTATGATGTACTTTTTCACACCAAAGTAGCTCGAAATCTAACATTAGTCATTGTCGTAATTTAAGTTTTACTTGGATAATTTGTACTTAATTCTCTATTGTAGttcctttgttgttgttgttgtcttAACCATGTCTATCTTACTACTTTCTTGTTACAGGCTGAGTATTTCCGTCAATTGCTTAAACCTGTGACGTAGTCTGTTTGTAACCCTCGGACTTTGGGATTTGGGACGGACTGCCCTCTGGTTTTGTTTATACGTAAGAAGACCTTATAGTATTTGGCTTTACTGTACCTGAGTGGCAATAACTTCTTCATTCATTGCATAGTCTTGTGATCGCGTTAAGAACCTTGTTCCAGTTGAAACCTAATAATTGTCTACTCAAAAAGCTGAAAACCCAACGTTCATCTACTAATTGAATCCTGATGCAGCGCAACCACCAATTTTACCCTGAAAAAAAGGCACCTCCCCTTGAATATCAAGCGGGTAATAATGAAATGCATGTTCCAGTTGCATCTGCTTTTGGGGCGGCTTTACCTCCTGGTGGTAACCACCTGAAACATTTTCATGGCGTTGAGTTTCAGCCCTCTGAGGTCTGCCCCAAGAATTTCATTATATTTGATCAGACTGATCATCGCAGTCAAATTATGTTCCACCCTGCTATTGCCCACAAATTTGGTAGTCCTGCTTTAAACATGGGCTCAGCTTATGTCCAGGATTATTTTGGAGGAATAGATAGGAATAATGAGGTTGGAGAAATATCTTCtactctgaaggaagactcagatGATATTGATGCATTGCTGAGCTTGGAAGAGGAAGAACAAGAGGAGTACGATGAGGAAGAGCTAAGCACTGCACGAACTTATGGAAATTATGGAAGCTCATCCCCCGAATCTTGTTCCAATTATGGTTCAAGGACCAAGAAGAATAGATCATCATCTTCTATTCAGAAGTCTTCTGGCAGTGGCAGTAGCAGCTGCAACAGCGAAAGAAAGCAacagaaaatgaaaaaaatgatgAAGGCATTGCGAGGACTTGTACCTGGTGGTAATGACATGACTACTGTAAACGTCCTAGATGAAGCTGTTCAGTACTTGAAGTCTCTCAAGGTTGAAGTGCAAAAGCATGgagttaaaaattttaaaaattaggaTCTGAATTATGTCATGGTAATTGCGATCAAACTCGCTTGTTTCTACCACTGCAGTTATGGTTCTACTATTCCCTTTTCGCTTTCTCTATTTGTTTTTCTCTTCAGGTGGGCTTGACGAAGATAATAATATCCAGTGTTAGCGCTCTGAAAACTCCAGCAGTCAAGAGAGGTGTGTACTACTGTACTGATCCGAGGCTGCTTATGGTTGTTTTCCATGTTGAATAACGAATCTCCATTCGATCATCTTAGATTCAATCATCTTTTACAAAGCAGGGAGACATTACGTTAGGCTGGACTGAAGGAGTTGATATTTTCATTTTGTATTCTATTCTAGTTTGCTAAAACATAAATTGCTATTGTTGTGTGTTGCCACTACTCTtgactgctgctgctgctgctatatAATTATGCCTCTTTTTTTACTCATCTCTTTGCAATGTTTAATAATTTTCTTCACTTTGCCATGAATGCCTACTAATTATGGCCCTTCACAGTATTCTCTTTTGCTGTTGTCCTCGCACTTTTCATTTTCATTCTTATCAGTTTGAAATCCAGAGAACATGAGCATAATGGCCCCCCAATGCATGGTGGTCATGGTGCTTCTGTCACATATCCAATAGGCAGTGGGGTTTGTGGCGCACACACATGACCACACAACACAACATTGTTTGTTTACTAATGTCTTGTGCTGAATCCAGTATGCCCTTTTGCTTTTAGTACACacatatatgattatatatatttattataatataaatatacatgTTTTTATGAGGCTACAAGATGGGGGAACTACTACTTTATGTGAGCATATATGACTACGATTCTGTGTCACTGTCTTtggtctcttttttttttttgtgtttgtgCATTGTTATATGGTGCCTTTTCCATTCCTAAGTCGAAGCTCCCAATAGGGGTAGTGGTGATAGTGGAGCACCACCACATTTTActcctttccttttttttttttcccttattcttttgttttctttcttttctatttgcccattttcttgttaCTGTTTTTATGTGCCATCTTTAGGTTCCTCCAtgagtaattttatttttttggggACCATTCTTGGTGAGTTAAGACTATTGTGTTCTCTTGGTCAAATGCCTGTTGAGTTTTGGTGTTCAGTTTATTCATTTAGTACAAAAAGAAATATAATGTCCAATGACTTGGAAAAACAATTCTCGCcttaaaatcaaaacaaaaccaaacaaaacaaaaattatcTCTTCTTATATTCATGCAACTAAAAATTATGCCAAGTTCTTGAGCAAACTGAATCTCAAAGTCAAAGTTGAAACTAACAAAGAAACAAAGTTTTAATCAATAGATTTTAGATACCATTTTTCTATTGattacaaataatattaattaaatataacatatttttaatATGATGTCAACCCATTCATTGGTGAGACTCTTAAACATGTGTTGcaaaagaacaaatccaaaaagCATAGATGGATTGGATATCTTAATCTCTTCTCTTCTCTATACAAACTAACATGGGTTTGGAATGCTTTTTCCATATACTTTttttattagtgaaaatttgCCCTACCACTTGATTGCTTATGCTCAGATTGAGTGAGGATACTCTAGCTAACTTAAGAGTTCCAGTTATCATCATTACAAGAAAAAAATTAGAGGAATCAAAAAAATTTGTCACATCTTTCTACTCATGCTATTCTttagttttaataaagttttatgACAATaggtattgatttttttttaccacTTTTACTTTTTAATTTTACTATTTTGTCTTTTTATATAATATCTTTCTAAGAATCTTCATCGTAGGGTTTAACCGAATTTTGTGTAATTTTGATTTAAAGAGTAGTAAGTAAGATAAGTGAAAGAAAATGGTGATTGACAACTTTGCCCCAACACatcaattcaaaaaaaaaatcttcaaaatttataaaagatgtttaaaattataaaaaatatttatgttctaTTTAATCGCTTTTTAAAATAgcaatttataaaatatttttctctttaaaTTTATTGTGGTTAGAAAGTTATGTTTCTAACGTCAATGTTTGAGTGAAAGAAAGTTAAAGTACTTTCAATGAGTGCTCTACTCTATCTTTTAAATTACTTCactaaaactttttttttttattttacttcaaacttttacattacaccatacaTCGGTTTATCTATATTTTCtctctacattatttaaatatttttattaattaaaataatagaaaaatgagATGAAGAATAAACAAATACTTAATTTAGAAAGAGAAATAATAAAAAGGactaaaataacaataaaaaatatttgaatgagAGGTAAGCCGTAGGTTCATGTTGAGCTGAATATATGGTGAGCTAAATAGAGGAGTAATTTAACTCATCCAATGAAGTGCGTTTTTTATGATTTTGAGCTAAATTTTATAATATTAGCTATTATAACTCACCGATTGTGAGTGCTCTATCATGCTGGAAAAACAATAGTGTAGGGATTTACATATCAATGTCTACTAGAATTTGATTCCAAGCCACAAATAATACTCAAAACACATACACTAGTAAAAGAATGAAAAAAAGAGCAACACCCAGATATTTTGCCTTTAAACTTTGACATACTAGGGCAAAAGGTTCATTCATCTTCCCCAAAACTTATTTACCCACCATAATTTGGTTAAATTTACTTGGACAACCTTACCCAAGGACAAAGCCTGATTTTTATGAAGGGGCTATTTAGAATTTTAGGAGAGCTTAAGTGctacttttttaaaaaataaaataaaattaattatataaaaaaaattaaaagaaaaaaaaaaaagaagctccCTCCCCTATACTACCTCTGTTCTTGATCTAGCTTTATCCCCTCAACGAAAACGACAACACCCTTTATGCATTTAATAAAAAGAATCAGTATGCTAATAAAATGAATGCATAACTCGAATAATCATATATTTTACTtccattaaaaaatataataattactATATAATCACTCAGGAAAGACTTGGAGCGCAGTTTTGATTGGAACAAACTACACGCCTAACTGTTTGAATTACCTCTcctaggtaaaaaaaaaaaagttatactcAATAGTACTTTAGTTTTGCTCATATGGATTGGTAAAACCCACCATGATTTTTACTTTTGGTAGAGTACATATATCACCCCAAAAGCCATTATcacatttatttttataatattgatATGTCAAAGTTAGAGGTTATAATAACCTTGGACTTTTTATTTCCTTTATGTCCATATAAGAGGACTTTGCTATACATAATAGTTTTACATTgtgaagtagggtgttacaagtttTTAGGGAACAAATAGAGTTGAGGTTATTAATAATGCTAAGATTAATAATGATTTCATGTTGGAATCTCTTTATCTTTCAATTTTTCCTCTAGTGGAAAAGAGTGGATTTAGAACTTAAAAAGGAAAAATGATATTGATCACTACACACTCATAAGAGTATAGGATGTACTAATCATATCATCATTGACTCACAaagcataattaatcaatttctaGTTTGCTGCACCCTTtgtgaatttttatttaaataaaagaaactaaaaaaaGTAGTTGTATTTGGTCAAACTTATAAGTATACAAGCCTATTTCACTATGTAATAAATATTTGTGAGAATATTTTTGAAACATGTAAAGCTCATTGCTTAAATTctaatattatatatgtatatatctacTTTGCCTGGAGAACATCTTTAGTCCccaacaaaaatatgaaaatacaATAAGTTTGAGTTGTAGAATATAAGAATAAGAAGGATAATATTAATGTCCCATAAGTTGACTTTGGGGGAGCGTCATATAAATCCACTCAATGCTCATTATGTTAGTTAAAGCAACAACAAAGTCTTATGGTTCAAGGGGTTTTAAATCAAATGAGAGAATTTGATATAATTAGAACAaagaatacatatatatatatatttatatatatatatatatagagagagagagctatTTATGTTCTTGTAAATAACTTTTCAAGGGCTTGGTGTGTATTAGTGGGCTCCTCATCAACTATCAATCATCTTTAACCTAATTGCTTTGATCAAGGAGGCATTATCAACCTTAATTTATATGAGGTTAGGAGAAATGTGAGAAGTGAGATAACACCGTTTGTTTGTTTGTtggtatttaataaaataaaagaaaagaaaaagaaacatgcATGATAATCAAGTAAGCATGCATGTAAGATTCAAAaccaataaatttatatataatatatatataaatgtgggtcctttcataaaataattttttttaaagttattttgcatTCTGCTCTAATTTTAATAactttttgcaaaatgacatccgACATTCCAGACAGATGGTCAAAAAATTCAGATAGTTAGTCGAAAATTTTAGATAGTTAGTCGAAATTTTAGACCGAtgttatttgaaaaaaaattatcaaaattaggctaaaatacaaaataacttaaaaaaatatcattttcatcGATTAGAAGTGTTGAAAAATAAGTCATGAGAATACTTATTTGTTTAAAATAGGACACATTAGAAAACTTGGCCATCTTTATGTTATTTTCAAGGGAGTCTTGTTTACATCATGAGaaacgttttttttttttcatcttcaaTCGATCTTTATAACACTAAAATAGTGCATATTTTTCACTAAAAATAACAAGGcagtcttttttttttacttttggtattatagtttaataatattatattaataaagtAATGGAATATATACTATacggatttttataataaaaaataaagagaatattttattttataaaaaatattttttgtgtagTAAAATATTagagataaaataaaaaaacagtaAAAATTTTACTATTTTAGTGTAAAAACTACACTATATATTATAGAGTTTGTCGTTGAAAATTAGGTCAACAAATTTGTTGGTCCAATTACAATATGACATATATGTACTACTAGGTTGAATCATGAgttattttctaaaattataaatgCAACAACGAGATTTTCAATTTTTGCTAAATAAAAGTGTTAGGTTTTGGATATTTACTATAACATTTTAAATCATGCAagataatacatttatttatttattgttttagaCATTGTAATGACCAAAAAGTGTTTATAccaaataatcataatttttttaaaggaaaaaaaatcattaataacTACAATTAGCTATTAGAGGAGATCATATAAAAATCAGGGACAAGAGTTCAGCCAAACAATCATATGATTTATAGTGTTGCAATTTTTCActagattattaaaataaaacatatttgAAAATTGAATAGAAgtatttgaaaattatatattataatctCACGAAAAATTGAGAACCTCTAgggaatttttatttatttactactATTATAAATACTATATGCATTTATAAATCTTaacacattttcttcaaaataaaaataaaacttatcatGGTACATTTCTGTGAATTTATTTTATATCTtacaaaagttatattttttaagggacaaaagttagtttttttaaaatatatatttacattttcttctatatatacaaaaagataAGGGAATATGTTAAAGAAAAAAGGTCAAGAGGTAAAGTCCATTGGGAATATTTCATAGACCACAAATGTGATAATAGCTTAGCCACCCTATTTTAGATTGAAAATCATTCAATTATCTAGATATGATGtatacaataaaaataaattgaaataaaTTTGTTGGAGCCAAAGGAATAATTAAAGAGAAAAACAAGATAGTTTGAGTGTGagaaaaacaaaattaaagagaaaattcaaactttgaaaataatattttaggTCATCAATGGAACtttgaaaagagaagaaagaaatgaATCCCA
It encodes the following:
- the LOC133802154 gene encoding transcription factor bHLH144 isoform X1, which produces MQRNHQFYPEKKAPPLEYQAGNNEMHVPVASAFGAALPPGGNHLKHFHGVEFQPSEVCPKNFIIFDQTDHRSQIMFHPAIAHKFGSPALNMGSAYVQDYFGGIDRNNEVGEISSTLKEDSDDIDALLSLEEEEQEEYDEEELSTARTYGNYGSSSPESCSNYGSRTKKNRSSSSIQKSSGSGSSSCNSERKQQKMKKMMKALRGLVPGGNDMTTVNVLDEAVQYLKSLKVEVQKHGVKNFKN
- the LOC133802154 gene encoding transcription factor bHLH144 isoform X2, whose translation is MFIAITIKRYRAVKEVGKIKMSVGVIAYYQLMQVCQRNHQFYPEKKAPPLEYQAGNNEMHVPVASAFGAALPPGGNHLKHFHGVEFQPSEVCPKNFIIFDQTDHRSQIMFHPAIAHKFGSPALNMGSAYVQDYFGGIDRNNEVGEISSTLKEDSDDIDALLSLEEEEQEEYDEEELSTARTYGNYGSSSPESCSNYGSRTKKNRSSSSIQKSSGSGSSSCNSERKQQKMKKMMKALRGLVPGGNDMTTVNVLDEAVQYLKSLKVEVQKHGVKNFKN